A window of the Danio aesculapii chromosome 10, fDanAes4.1, whole genome shotgun sequence genome harbors these coding sequences:
- the LOC130236512 gene encoding fish-egg lectin-like yields the protein MKVYQGVLLLLSCQILYTLALDCTIMNGNLKQIDAGSGSVVGVNDLNQAFVLQDDVFNLVSKSLKHFSVGPAGQLGVNKTYYIFKLISGRFVEFPGLLKQVDAGGDQIIAGVNMNDDIFCLNMDANNQWPSSTTPWVTLNGKLKYYSCGPYSCWGVNSNDHIFIMKVMSPC from the exons ATGAAGGTTTATCAAGGTGTTCTGCTGCTCTTGAGTTGCCAAATCCTTTACACTCTGg CTTTAGACTGTACCATAATGAATGGTAATCTGAAGCAGATTGATGCTGGGTCTGGTTCAGTGGTTGGAGTGAACGATCTAAATCAAGCGTTTGTGCTGCAAGATGATGTCTTCAATCTGGTCAGCAAATCTCTAAAGCACTTCAGTGTTGGTCCTGCTGGTCAGCTGGGAGTTAACAAAACCTACTACATCTTCAAATTGATAAGTGGCAGATTTGTTGAGTTTCCAG gtCTTCTCAAGCAGGTGGATGCTGGAGGTGATCAGATCATTGCAGGCGTCAATATGAATGATGACATCTTTTGTTTAAATATGGATGCAAACAACCAATGGCCATCCAGCACCACTCCTTGGGTTACCCTTAATGGAAAGCTTAAGTATTACAGCTGTGGTCCTTACAGCTGCTGGGGAGTGAACTCAAATGACCATATCTTTATCATGAAGGTAATGTCACCATGTTAA
- the nfkbil1 gene encoding NF-kappa-B inhibitor-like protein 1, translated as MEKRKQKKVMRYVEEGSLMKLKSFLRKHRDLELNFTQGKKRRSPLHVICSHGDDAILRLLLKHGADPLQTDRNGDTPLHLAVKRALKHGKRAYDDLVVPLQKNCPESMDISNKAGVTPHDLLQWMKKPEQGNAKDESSHVDTEQQWREKLLGECQDEFFETFGQFDDDHLWDDKDEEEFGDWADRIRREYFSKQRSREQREASSSGHKKSKRLKETEEDEKSRKELNARLEREHQEYLQRAARKEEETRQGRKRRYEERCTATFHGSSSKGQEGLLAYEDIPWPAPRGSLDEMVAVMLHGANRADLPAFRKILRRQQALWHPDKFAQRCGGRLLDSDRKKILDTVTGLSQELNRLAQSLR; from the exons ATGGAGAAAAGAAAGCAAAAGAAAGTTATGCGCTACGTGGAGGAGGGCAGTCTGATGAAGCTGAAATCATTCCTCCGTAAACACAGGGATCTGGAGCTGAATTTCACCCAGGGGAAGAAGCGCAGAAGCCCGCTGCACGTTATCTGTTCCCACGGGGATGATGCTATCCTCAGGCTCCTGCTGAAACACGGAGCAGATCCGCTGCAAACAGACCGAAACGGAGACACGCCGTTACATCTGGCTGTGAAAAGAGCCCTCAAACATGGCAAACGAG CTTATGATGACCTGGTGGTGCCACTGCAGAAGAACTGTCCAGAATCGATGGATATATCTAATAAAGCAGGGGTGACTCCTCATGACCTGCTTCAGTGGATGAAGAAGCCCGAGCAG GGGAATGCCAAAGATGAATCCTCACATGTTGATACTGAGCAACAGTGGAGGGAGAAGCTTTTAGGAGAATGCCAGGATGAGTTTTTTGAGACATTCGGCCAGTTTGATG ATGACCACTTATGGGACGACAAAGACGAGGAAGAATTCGGAGACTGGGCCGATCGTATCCGAAGAGAATATTTCAGCAAGCAGCGAAGCCGAGAACAGAGAGAAGCATCTTCCTCTGGACACAAGAAATCCAAGAGGCTGAAGGAGACGGAGGAGGATGAGAAGAGCCGAAAAGAGCTGAATGCCAGACTGGAGCGCGAGCATCAGGAGTACCTGCAGAGAGCAGCTCGAAAAGAGGAAGAGACGCGGCAGGGAAGGAAGAGGCGTTACGAGGAGCGCTGCACTGCCACCTTTCACGGCTCGTCCAGCAAGGGTCAGGAAGGCCTGCTGGCATACGAGGACATCCCTTGGCCTGCACCTCGCGGGTCGTTGGATGAAATGGTGGCCGTTATGTTGCATGGAGCCAATCGGGCTGATTTGCCAGCTTTCCGGAAGATTCTCCGTCGACAGCAGGCGCTCTGGCATCCGGACAAGTTTGCCCAGCGCTGTGGAGGTCGACTGCTGGACTCGGATAGGAAGAAGATTCTGGACACAGTCACTGGACTCTCACAGGAGCTCAACAGACTCGCACAGAGCCTCAGATGA
- the LOC130236136 gene encoding fish-egg lectin-like yields MEVYQVVLLLLSCQILYTMALDCTIMNGNLKQIDAGSGSVVGVNDLNQAFVLQDDVFNLVSKSLKHFSVGPAGQLGVNGTYYIFKLISGRFVEFPGLLKQVDAGGDQIIAGVNMNDDIFCLNMDANNQWPSSTTPWVSLNGKLKYYSCGPYSCWGVNSADSIFIMKGVSSNACSGDGTFVNIPGLLSMIEVGTDGSVFGVNYEAKLFQRVGVSRSNPAGTDWISMIVCPNGHKHVSFDLGVLWVVCVDGSIRKCTL; encoded by the exons ATGGAGGTTTATCAGGTTGTTCTGCTGCTCTTGAGTTGCCAGATCCTTTACACTATGg CTTTAGACTGTACCATAATGAATGGTAATCTGAAGCAGATTGATGCTGGGTCTGGTTCAGTGGTTGGCGTAAATGATCTAAATCAAGCGTTTGTGCTGCAAGATGATGTCTTCAATTTGGTCAGCAAATCTCTAAAGCACTTCAGTGTTGGTCCTGCTGGTCAGCTGGGAGTGAATGGAACCTACTACATCTTCAAATTGATAAGTGGCAGATTTGTTGAGTTTCCAG GTCTTCTCAAGCAGGTGGATGCTGGAGGTGATCAGATCATTGCAGGCGTCAATATGAATGATGACATCTTTTGTTTAAATATGGACGCAAACAACCAATGGCCATCCAGCACCACTCCTTGGGTTTCCCTTAATGGAAAGCTTAAGTATTACAGCTGTGGCCCTTACAGCTGCTGGGGTGTGAACTCTGCTGACAGTATCTTTATCATGAAG GGTGTGTCCAGTAATGCCTGTTCTGGGGATGGGACTTTTGTAAATATCCCTGGCCTTCTGTCCATGATTGAAGTAGGAACGGATGGCAGTGTCTTTGGTGTCAACTATGAAGCAAAACTATTCCAAAG AGTTGGTGTGAGTCGGTCTAACCCTGCTGGCACCGACTGGATCTCAATGATTGTCTGTCCCAATGGTCACAAACACGTGTCCTTTGACCTGGGAGTGCTGTGGGTTGTCTGTGTTGATGGCTCCATCCGCAAATGTACTCTGTAA